CCTGCAGTGGTACGCGCTGGTGGGGTTTGCCCTGCTGCTTTTCCGCCATTATTCCGACCGGGCGCTGCTGCGCTGGGGCGTGGGACTATCCTTGACGGGCTTGGTGGTGAACCTGGGCTGGCAGCAGCTGGTGCCCGCGTTGCCGCCGGCCATCCACGATGCCCAGATGGCCCACTTCGTTCGCATCTTCGCGGGCCCCTCGTACGGCGCCACGCTGGTGGCCAACTGGGACATGTTTTGGGAAGACCAAGTGCTCGGCTGGGGGCCGCCGGTAGCCGGGTGCTGGATCCTCGCCCGGCTGCTGCTGGGTTACTGCTTCGGGCGCTGGGCCATGCGCACCGGGTTCTTCCAGCAGCCCGCCGCTTACGCACGGCCCCTGCGCCGGCTTTTTGGCTGGGCGCTGGCGGTGGGGCTGGCCGGCGGGCTCCTGCGGCGGGCCGTGGACCTCCCGTTGCTGGCCCACCACCCCAACCTGGCCGGGTACCTTGTGTTGATGAGCAAGGGGTTGCGCGACCCCGCGGCCCTGGCCCTGTCGGTCGCGTATGCCGCAGGGTTTGGCCTGTTGGCCCTGCGCGCCCGCTGGGCAACCGCCCTTGGGGTGCTGGCCCCGATGGGGCAAATGGCCCTCACCAACTACCTGGTGCAAACCCTGGTGGGCCTGTGGCTGTGCTACGGCTACGGCTGGGGGCTGGGGCTGATTGGCCACATCGGGCCCTTCGCCAGCGTGGGCGTGTGTGCCGCCGAGGTGCTGGCCCAGCTGGCGTTTAGCCACTGGTGGATGCGGCGCTTCCGCTTTGGCCCGGCCGAGTGGTTGTGGCGCTCGCTTAGCTACGGGCACTGGCAACCCCTGCGTCGGCCCGTACCAGCGCTGGTCGCGGTTGACTAATGGGCCCTCGGGGGCAGCCCTGCATCCGCCCAACCCGCACCGGCCCAGTTGTTACCGGACCGCCCGCTCCAGAACCGGCAGGGATT
This region of Hymenobacter sedentarius genomic DNA includes:
- a CDS encoding DUF418 domain-containing protein; this translates as MTTSDRFVLLDALRALALMGVCFANLEWFTGYRLVPEALAAHWPLVDKVTVQLSKLFVDGKAFGLFSLLFGVGFAVQLHRSEARGTDGARFFARRLGILLLFGAVHALLLWYGDILQWYALVGFALLLFRHYSDRALLRWGVGLSLTGLVVNLGWQQLVPALPPAIHDAQMAHFVRIFAGPSYGATLVANWDMFWEDQVLGWGPPVAGCWILARLLLGYCFGRWAMRTGFFQQPAAYARPLRRLFGWALAVGLAGGLLRRAVDLPLLAHHPNLAGYLVLMSKGLRDPAALALSVAYAAGFGLLALRARWATALGVLAPMGQMALTNYLVQTLVGLWLCYGYGWGLGLIGHIGPFASVGVCAAEVLAQLAFSHWWMRRFRFGPAEWLWRSLSYGHWQPLRRPVPALVAVD